The sequence ggaaccatgatatattattattatggagatattatttaatcgataaagtaatatttattaatttaaaaaagtgTTTTGTGAAAACGTCATTTATGAACTTGAAGTCATGGTTAGTGATCTCGATTACCACAAAAAGTTGGCGTTAacatcattttgaattatcCGGATGGAAGTGCTACATGCTTAAAGGACCATTACTTAGAAGAAATTGTAGATACCGTAAAAATAAACAATGTTATGATGTAGTTAAAGATGACACAATACTATTGCAACTAGCTATGCTTGAGAAAACACTTATCACATCTAGAATTCTTTACAATTTTATGGTGCAGTTCGAAAAGACAACACCAGAATTTTTTGATGgaataagaaaagttagaaatgaacttcaactagattcaaattttaataaaaaaacactACAAAATCACATTTAACTTGTCttagatatatttgtacttttaaagaattattaatttataatattgatgggaccatatatttatacaacggtcttctgaaaatatattattttatcattttatcagAATTAGTGAATTTTTCCACTGGCTCAAGTCGAGATcggaagaaaatattaacttagagagattattaatatattgatgTTTTACTGTAATTTTTACATAGATACAAGAAGTTTTAACTAGATATATATACACCTGAGATGTATTCAATATTGTTGCACTTGGTgtatatttaaggaaaaattgtatataatagcaaactaataacctaaaataaatggagtagatagggtttgatttaattgtgctccatagcaaacgtttgcaaaaaattgccagacgcctctctcccaaatgtctcgctcgccactctcctccaatctctcgctcgcttcctcactttttatacaaacacaagtgtataaaaattatttctaattgtataaagcagagaaaattgtataaatacatatatttttgttcccctctctctcctcttccagatctcgctctccactctcccaaatctcgctcgccaccctcgcctttctcacttatacaaacagaagcgaaatgtataaattgcatttctgtttgtataaaacgtgagaaaattgtatatacacatgcaagtacatatattttcatcctatacacttataattatacaataaaaatattcccatacccagtttcttttgtctttctctctttctcgttttatacaatttttaaattgtatctaatttctctctttctcgttttatacaatcgattcaattgtatattccttgtcaagactcttttgtctttctctctttctcattttatacaaattcaaattgtatataatcgttctatacacttataataatcaaattcgttttatacacttcgtttttatacagttctctgtccaagtgtctttctctttcttgtgttatacactttgttttatacaatttgcttcaactgtatatgtatagcgaattatacagtttctatgtttgatatggagcgcaattatgcaaactttgttgtagcatacaaatatgaattttttatttgctatatgtgaaagttgccctatatTTAATGATTGTATTGTTCTGTTAATTAAAAGTTGACGTAATTTTTCCATCTTGATTGAGTCGTTCCTACATTTAGATCTATTCTTAGTTTGAATGTTGACAGATGAAGAGTTCGTCCCTGCAAGGAGAAATTCATGAgtgaaaataaacaaataaaagttgTTTAATTTAGTACAACATTGTTAATGCTTAGTACCTTTAACAAGAATCATCCGATTTCGAGAACGGCTAGCCACTAAAGTGTTgtgaaataacaaaattaaaaatacaaaacttaatttgttaaaactttttaaaattacatttcAAAACATTATGAACTTTAATTCAAGtacaaaataaagataaatgaaaattataaaataaggaaaaaatgaaaaatataccCCGAACTATCATAAATGATTTACAGATATTCTCCATCTtatttttgggacattggtgccccCAGCCGTCTAAAAATTAGAGTGTATATTTCCTTCACTCATacggaagactaaataggaACACGTGGCGCAATCTTATCCATGAGTCTGATGTCGACTtgatggataagattatgacacgtgtatgtccgttaatatgaaaggaaaaatatgctctagtttttgaacGACAAGAACACCAATACTCCTAAAGTATAAAGAAGAATATCTACATATTAGGAGAATAGTTACATACTATTTAccatattttaagagtatatctatcctttttttccataaaataataaaaataaacctaTATATTTAATGGtgatttgaatatataaatatgtattgaGATGAAGGAAGAAAGAGGGTTAAGTGGGGGCAATGACAGATGGAAGAAAgatagaaaagaaagaaagggtGGGGGACATCGGCAGATGGAAGAAAGAGGGAGAAAGAAAGAGTGCTGGTGGACCGTTTGGGGAGGGTTTGTTTGACTTGTGaatatatcattaattaatgagtttaagataattatttaatattatatttaaatttgattatattttatatggtataaatattaaaaatgataatatatataattattttaaattaggaataaatatagtatatataataGTGATGTATGTGTAGTTAGATAATGACAGAATATATAAATGTgctttttaatttaatttcgaattatatttatattttttaattttatgtgtacataaatagacacttaaacttgtataaaattgaacaaataaattcaaatatccTACGTGTCTATCTTTTGCCCTATGtttattgtgtcatgtaggactcatgcgtttatttatttaaaaattgaatagttaaaatgtctgtttgtatattataaaaattaaagattaaaattaaaatttaaagttaaatttagaataaagtatatgtattatgcctgagataattattcttattttgatgattaataATAGAAGAAAGGGCGGACAAAATATGTGTGTAAAATGAGAATGAAAATTCCAAAACGAGCAAAGTCATTCCTCCTCGGTTTTCCACCAAATAATGAGTGTGCTtgctttaaaaagaaaaatgtaaatttgTTTTCAGCAGtagtaaataaaaaagagagtagattttgataaaataaaagattgCAAGTAGGATAGGAGAGTAGATCGCTGTCCGAGTTGACTTGTATGTATtgtatcatcttcttcttcccaTCGAATTCATGTCTTCGTCGCTAGTCTAGTTAGATCtatcaatatcaatatcaatattCTTGAAGAAAACAAGTACTAGTATTGGATGAGGAAACTGAGCTGAGTGCTGGGGATTTTGATTGTTTGATGGGCAACGCATGCCGTGGATCTTTCGGAGGCAAAACTTTTCAGGGCTACCCTCAGCCTCAAGATCACTCAGAATCCAATTCCAATCCCAAACATAATTCCGATTCCCCCAACccaaaaaaagaacaacaaccCCTCGTCACCATGAATCGTACAAGCACTAACCAGTCCTATTACGTCCTCGGTCATAAGACCCCTAACATTCGTGATCTATACACCCTCGGCCGCAAACTAGGACAAGGCCAGTTTGGCACCACTTACTTATGCACCGAATTGTCTTCCGGTATCGACTACGCCTGTAAATCTATTGCCAAGAGAAAACTCATCTCTAAGGAGGATGTAGAAGATGTCAGGAGGGAAATTCAGATAATGCACCATTTGGCTGGTCACAAAAACATCGTTTCCATCAAGGGTGCTTATGAGGATCCTTTgtatgttcatattgtcatggaACTTTGTGGTGGCGGTGAATTGTTTGACCGCATAATTCAAAGAGGACACTACACCGAGAGAAAGGCTGCCGATTTGACGAAAATTATTGTGGGTGTTGTTGAGGCATGCCATTCACTTGGAGTTATGCATAGAGATCTCAAACCTGAGAATTTCTTGTTGGTTAACAAGGATGATGATTTCTCTCTCAAGGCCATTGACTTTGGACTCTCTGTATTCTTTAAGCCAGGTAAATCTCCTACTTTCTTCTGTTTTTTTACATTGTAGCTTCTAGTGCAGCTAGACGGACATATTAAGGCTCTGTGTAGTTGTTCATGTCCATGCTGGTAGGCTACTACTAATGAAGTATGATCTTGGAGATTCTTTTTATGCACCAACTCTCTATCTACATGAATAGTTAGCTACTTTTAGCATTGATTTGGTGGCACTTCCCTTAAATTGGTATGTTGGTTTGATGGATTTTGTTGCTTGCTTCTTCAGGCCAAATTTTCACAGATGTTGTTGGGAGTCCATACTACGTTGCTCCTGAGGTGCTTTTGAAGCATTATGGTCCAGAAGCAGATGTTTGGACAGCAGGGGTCATACTCTATATCCTGCTAAGTGGAGTTCCACCATTCTGGGCTGGtatgtttataattttatgCAGTATAGCTGTAACTTTTCtgatttttgtctttttaaCTTACCATCTAAATTGTTCAGAAACACAGCAGGGGATATTTGATGCAGTTCTGAAAGGGCACATTGATTTTGACTCAGATCCTTGGCCTCTAATATCAGAGAGTGCAAAGGATCTCATCCGGAAGATGTTATGCATGCGACCCCCAGAGCGGTTAACTGCTCATGAAGTATTATGTAAGTTTATTTACCTTATAAGTCATATTGACCTAACATTTTTACTGGTTACTGAATGGATCATTTTTTCTCCCATGATATAAATATGGTTTTGCTTGTTTAATAGTTGTTATATCAAGAGATACTGTGTTGTGACAGTGTTGATGTTCTGTCAGAGTTATAAGAACCCTCTTAACTTTTTTCTGGACTGTGCTTCTGGTGGCAGAACATTGAGAACCTTATTGACTACTAATTTATGTAAAAAACTGTTAGTTTAGCAGTAGAGAGGAGTTTCTCATGCTTGAACTATAACTTGTTAGGTTATCTATGAGCCCTTTGGAAATATCAGGTTTATTTTCTGTATTTctggtttaaaaaataaatttggattGACTACAAGCTGTAATAGATCAATTTGCACTGCATAAAGTGGATCAAGTCATTgtatttctcaaatttcaatTGTATTGTCTATCTATGCCTGCTTGTATGGTGTCTTTCATGTAACCAGCTGCTGTTCTGGTGTTATGGTTTCCTCTAAAATTCTGCAGGTCATCCTTGGATTTGTGAAAATGGTGTTGCTCCTGATAGAGCACTTGATCCTGCAGTACTTTCTCGCCTCAAACACTTTTCTGCaatgaacaaattaaaaaagatgGCTCTGCGggtatgcatatatatatgtgtgtatatatatatctaggCATAACTTTTTTGGCCAAGTCTGTTAATTATGGTTCTTCAGTGTCCATAAACCTCATTATTAAAGTTACACAAGAAAATGCTGATTATGTCCTTTGGGCTAAGTTGTGTGGACTCTTCACTTTCGATGGCGCACCAGtgtcggattctccaaaaatacactCCTTATGGAGAAGCCGACACACACccattgacatttttgaagtgTCCAAGCAACATAGCTTCTTGGAGGTGTGTAACCAAATGATGCAATTATTGATGTTTTCATACTTAATATGCATTTAGGTGATTGCTGAAAGTTTGTCAGAGGAGGAGATTGCCGGTCTTAAGGAGATGTTTAAGGCCATGGATACTGATAACAGTGGTGCAATTACATTCGATGAACTAAAAGCTGGTTTGAGAAAATATGGCTCTACTCTGAAGGATATAGAGATACGGGAACTTATGGATGCGGTAAGAAAATCTAGACTGCAAACTGATTCTGTTTATTTTGTGCATCTGGTGATGTGACTCTACGCAAAGGTTCATAGGAGCAGAAAAATGTAAAATGACATAAGATCACTAACTAATGGTCAAATCTCAAGGTTATTTGATGTGCAAATACTAGAGTCAGATTGGGATTTGGCACTTTactttgtttaattaattatgtacatTCATGAAGGAGCACTTAAAACTCAATGTAGTTGCTAAAACTTCACTGGAAAGgtgcccaatttttttttttttttgtgtatgtgTATGATAAGTTTCTGATAACTGAGGAGGTAGTGCAGGCTTACCAAGTAGTTGGCACCACATATATGCTTCATCAGAAACAACTTTCTGTTAATGGTTCTAGTTGTATCTTTAATTAGGCCCGTGATAATCTTTGTATTTCTCCCTAAACATGTCTGTCTATGAGGTACATGCGGAAGTGCTTATCTAACTCTTTAAGGCCATTGATGTAATATTACTGTTTTCAGGCTGATGTGGACAATAGTGGAACTATTGACTATGGAGAATTCATAGCAGCAACAATTCACCTTAACAAATTGGACCGCGAGGAACATCTCATGGCAGCATTTCAGTATTTTGACAAGGATGGAAGTGGTTATATTACAGTAGATGAGCTCCAGCAGGCTTGTGCAGATCATAACATTACAGATGTATTCTTTGAGGATATTATCAGAGAAGTTGATCAGGATAACGTAAGTTAATTATATTGAGGATAAAGTTGAAGTATTATTGgaacttataaataaaaaagtggACACAAATTAGTAGATTAAATTTCTTCATGTTTTGCAGTTCTACTGATTTATCTCTCTACTACTCATAATTTTTGTGCaacaaaaactaatttttttttaaaaaaagcactTTAATATGAAACACTTTTTGTGCAACAAAaacgaaaattaaaaaaatatagcacTTTAAGATTTCATATGAATCTTTTCCTTGAGATAAAATGTTATTGACAATGTAGTGTATGTATGGAAAATATGGATATTACTAAATGATCATATGTGAGCTTAATAATATAGTTAATttacctctctctctctctctatatataaagAGAACCCTAGGCTGCCTAAGTGGCGCCACCACAAATCaggattcccttttaatttatttatttccaaaattagccTTCCCTTTcatcaaaagttgtgacttatGAAACTTTGCGACTTTTAcaaagagttgtaacttttatgaatgttgtaacttttataaagagttgtgacttttccaaaggattatgacatttccgataagacacaataaacatttattcacactatccttttgttgtctataaatagaggaattttctttcattttaaaacgacgaaaattctaaattttttcttctGCTTAtgcataattaaatatttgtgtactttgctcCTGTTGAGTGGTTCACTGACATCATTGTTTTTGAATCTATACAATGGTGAATATAATCGTTCTATCCTAAAAGTATCTATTCATTCTTTTGTTACAAATCGTGGTATGTTTTTTACGCTcatttatgcttatgttattagttgtttttgagtatatgttttaaactttgttgttatgtttatgtttatgttgaaaTAAAGATATGTTAATCAAGAATTTGATGTAATGATGTCATGTAGATTAAAATTCTtgaacttataaaataaatgactttGATCTTTATAGAGTTTTAGTGGCTAAAAGATTCATGGGATGTTCAAGAAGAAACTTTTGAGTGTTCAAAAGTTATGGTGGTTCTACTCTACCATGGAGTTTTAGTTATTCAACTTTCTATCTTATCTAGACATTCAATCGATTAGtgacattcaaaaaataaaggaatgtagCGGGATGGTAAGTATTGTACTCAACCTTAATTAAAAGTTTGGGATTCAAATATTTGATTGGAGTCAATGAATTACCCCTTTAGGATGAATCTACATTAATcaattattaaagaaataattatctcCTTATAAACATTAGATTAAAAGTTGCAAAAAGATTAAAGCTTTAACCATATTGATCggaacataaacaacaaaatatgcattttggGTATCAAAGTAGTGTCATACATAATGATTTGAATAAGGGTCTTGCCAAGACATCATTTAATCCGAATTATTTGAGTGACTTGCCTTATTTCATTGAAATTCCaagagataattttaaaattttaattaacttatcaagcacacaactaattatataaaatgtataatatttagACTTTGTATGTAGAGGGAGGCCTTGAATAAGAGAAAAACTCTcgcaattgatgaataaaatgtttgtaccaCTTTtggaaaatacaaatatagacaaTGAAACAATTACCTATCTTTTCTAAAGATTTGGTGATGAATAACTACAGTAAAATGAAGAATCAATAACTAAATCCATAAACACGTAGAATCAAATCTTTGtagttttaagattaaaaaaatattttattttgtctttggataaaatattcttgacaaTTTATTGTTGGGTTGTACCCATTCGAAAACACTTATATTATCAAATGTTCAGAAGTAGATTATTACCGTAGTTTACCACCGCGCGAAAAGCAGGCAATTTACCTTGTTAAATTACAAGTGCTCAGATGCAATGATATgctttgaaaattatttttgaagaacttCTCGTAGTTCTGTTTGGTCTGACTGCATTCGTGCCAGCTACTCACTTTTTGGCGTCACTTCATAATCCAAGTAGTTTTGTGTATTCAAAGGCATAATGAGAAGACAAAGCTGACATAATTgtccaaaagaaaagaaaaaagacaaagaaaTTGTAGCATAATAAATAGGAATGGGTACCGTTACAGACATTTCTGTCTTtcttcaaatcaaacaaaatttgttgtattttgatTAGTTTTCTGGAGCCTCAGTATTGGATTAGGGCCTCAGCTGCAGCCGTGATACAGGCAAATTGTTATGCTTTAGGAGATCTGTATTTTAAATGGATGGAATGATTCTTTTGGAATCTCTACATCTCTTGATGCTTCATTTGACTAGCTATTTAGTTGATCTTCTGGTGGATTCCCTTTTCAGGATGGACGTATTGATTATGGAGAATTTGTTGCTATGATGCAAAAAGGAAATCCATGCATAGGAAGACGAACGATGCGAAATAGTCTGAATTTCAGCATGAGAGATGCGCCTGGAGCTCATTAGCTTTTTGAATGGACACATGATGTAGGTATTTCCCCTTCTTTTTTTTCGTAACCGTTTCTTTGGCAATGAATTTGAAGAAATCTTTCCTTGTTCTGTCCTTGAGAAATTGGATTGGTTGGAGTATATTTGTTTAACATTCAGAGTTTCTTTTTCCCTCTTGAggataataaaattttataaataacagCAGGAGTGTTTACTGTAAAACTCTACAGGTGCagcaaaaaaaattacattcagCAAAAGTATATCCCATCTTATCCTGTTGGGACACTAGCATGTCACAGATAGATTCAGCTTCCACCCCAATCCTCCATTTTACAccattaacaaaaataaatttcagaTACAGAGTTCTCTTTCATTCCCATCTTTTATATAATGctggtttcttttcttttggtaaAATTTTGATGTATCAAATTTGACGATTGTCCGACATGGCTATGTGAGGAACTTTCCTAAGGGAGCACTAAGGGTGTCAAATGTGTGGGTGGAGGCGGTGGGGGACTGAAATTGAAGAGGTTAAAATGGGCTGAGCTAAAAGTCATGTTGGATCATAACCCACTCAGACTTACTTTGGGCTAACATGGGCTAGAATCTTGATTCGGTTATGACCTGTCCAATTTGACCTGCTTAATCTAAACTAAACTATATTAAACACTTGCTATAATTTATGACAGATGTCATTCAACCCATAGAATCGTACAGATCTGTACTAACTTTTCATTTAGGAGCATCTCCTTGTAGAGTAAATTGATGTAGACTTTATAGTATGGGACCAACTTCATAATTTTGCAACtcatttaatagtgtatttatGAGAATTAttgaaaagaatattattgaattgtgtgtctacattattacattgagactttatttatagacactaTATTATACTCCTTTTCCAACTAGGACACTACAATACTATCCTTTTCTAAGTAGGATTCTATATACTATttctattcctattcctattctaagtaGAATGGTATATATTATTCTTGTTCCTTTTTTGAttctaacactccccctcaagctggtgCATACAAGTTATATATACTTTGcttgttacaaatgtaattaatatGAGGACCAATGAGAGGCTTGATGAAGATATCTGCAAGTTGATCACTTGACTCACAAATTTTGTAACAATATCTCCCGACTTCCCAAACCAAGCTTGAGAAGAACGTTTCATATCATAGAGTGACTTGCACAATCAACATATAAGGCTGCTAGACTCCCTCGGAGCAATAAGACCAAGTGGTTGCTCCATATATACTTCTCCATCGAGATCCCAGCCCAAATATGTAAGTATATCCTTTTGGATAAAGTGAATCTAAAACAAAGAGAATATTGCTTGAAAACTTGGATTTTTTTGGGAACTCGGGCACAACATTGACAAAGTTGAAACTATTTAAATCAGACCTAAGGAGTCACCGAAAAGACGCACGGTGCTTCGAAAATTAGATATGAGAAAGTAGTCACCAAAAAGATGCATGATGTTGTGCAAATTAGATATGAGAAAGTAGTCACCGAGAAAATGACACAGTGctacataaattaaatatgaaaaagtagtcacTGATAAGATGGCACGGTGCTAcgcaaattaaatatgaaaaagtagtcaTCAAAAAGATGGTGCGATGCTACACAAAAGTAAATAGTCACCGGAATGATGACATGATGCtacaaaaatgaaatatgagAGTAGTCACCTGAAGGATGACACAGTGCCacataaattaaacataaaaaaatagtcACCAGAAACATGATGCggtgctacacaaattaaatatataaataatagtcTCCGGAAGATGACACACTGCTACAAatcaaatttaagaaagtaGTCACCGAAATGATAGTACAGTGCCACACAAATCAGATATGAGAAAGTAGTCGCCATGACAACCCTAGAAAGTCGTGCATATATCACTGACCCTAATTTGGTTAACATTACCAATGGCAAGAGGGGAGACAGATATGAGTCACAGCCGCCCTACAACGACGAaatctttttttgattttctaccGAGATCGTAGGAGCTTTGATACCATGTGGAAATGTTGAAaaagaacattgttgaattgGTCTCTAGATTATAACATTGAGACCTATTAATAGACACTACCTTAAACTCAAATTCCAACTAGGACACTGCCATACAATCCTATTCTAAGTAGTATTTTATGTACTATTTTTATTCCTATTACTAGTATTTTATGTACTATTTTTATTCCTATTACTATTCTAAGTATGATGGTATATATATTCTTGTTCATATTCCTATTCAAACAGTAATAATTTGACATATAGAATGTAggcaattatttttttaatatgacaTGGCATGCAAAATAATGTGTTTTTAAAGAATCAAATAACAATAATCAAGTGACTTTAGAATTCCAAAAAAAGAGACCTTGATAGatcattatcatattaggtAATAAAAAATAAGGATTCAGTAACAAAATGCAAGAAGGTGAAATGAATTTTTAAGATATTTCAGTTTGCCAAAAATAAGCATATTAGGTTAGTATATGAGGAAAAAAAACAGTTTTATTCGAATTGGTTAAAGTCAGTTCTCATCCAATTTCATATCAAGTGAAAAGGTCAATATAAACTAAAGAGATGATGATTGTCCCATCTTTGCACATGTAGTCCGGTTAGAATGGGGATTGAATTGACATAGAACTTGGGCTAAGTGGGTTATAATTATACGGGTTAAGACGTAGCACA comes from Solanum pennellii chromosome 1, SPENNV200 and encodes:
- the LOC107005509 gene encoding calcium-dependent protein kinase 5, which codes for MGNACRGSFGGKTFQGYPQPQDHSESNSNPKHNSDSPNPKKEQQPLVTMNRTSTNQSYYVLGHKTPNIRDLYTLGRKLGQGQFGTTYLCTELSSGIDYACKSIAKRKLISKEDVEDVRREIQIMHHLAGHKNIVSIKGAYEDPLYVHIVMELCGGGELFDRIIQRGHYTERKAADLTKIIVGVVEACHSLGVMHRDLKPENFLLVNKDDDFSLKAIDFGLSVFFKPGQIFTDVVGSPYYVAPEVLLKHYGPEADVWTAGVILYILLSGVPPFWAETQQGIFDAVLKGHIDFDSDPWPLISESAKDLIRKMLCMRPPERLTAHEVLCHPWICENGVAPDRALDPAVLSRLKHFSAMNKLKKMALRVIAESLSEEEIAGLKEMFKAMDTDNSGAITFDELKAGLRKYGSTLKDIEIRELMDAADVDNSGTIDYGEFIAATIHLNKLDREEHLMAAFQYFDKDGSGYITVDELQQACADHNITDVFFEDIIREVDQDNDGRIDYGEFVAMMQKGNPCIGRRTMRNSLNFSMRDAPGAH